The genomic interval TGCCGGTCTGGACGAAACCGCGAGTGCTGATATTGGACAGTTGAGAATCTGCGGCCTGGTTATTGTCGTAAATTTCCACCAGGCCCACGCCGGTAGTCTGGCCCTTCCCGACGAGGATGGCCGTGTAGGCGCCCGGGGGGAGGGTCGCCACGATCACGGCCTCGCGATCGTCACCCGGTTGGAAGACGCTGCCCTCGATCTGGCCTCGTTGCGGGCTGTCTTTCCAATTGTCGTTAGACGTGATCAACGACCCGTCAGCCCCGCGCAATTCCAAAACGGGATCATTGAGCACCGTGCCGGGAGGAATGCCGGCGTTCGCCAGAGACGGTCCCATTCCCCGCAGGATAACGGGCTTCCCTGTATTTCCGTGGATGATGAACCCGCCAATCATGACCAGGTCGCCGGTCTCCACCCGAAGCCGGGTTGAGATGTTAAGGGGCTGAACCGGTATCGCCGTCGGTGACGGCGTCGCGGTTGGTGAAGCGGTCGGATTCGGGGTCGGCGTTGAAGTCGCGGTGGGATTTGGTGTCGGCGTCGGTGTAAGCGGTGCCGGTGTCGGGGTCGGTGTTGCCGGTGTTGGAGTTGGTGTAGTCGGTGTCGGAGTTGGCGTAGCTGGTGTCGGAGTCGGGGTAGCCGGGGTCGGCGTCGGTGTTGCGGGTGTCGGAGTTGGCGTAGCTGGTGTCGGAGTCGGTGTCGCTGGCGTCGGCGTCGGTGTTGCCGGAGTCGGAGTTGGTGTAGCCGGAGTTGGAGTTGGCGTAGCTGGTGTCGGAGTCGGGGTAGCCGGAGTCGGCGTCGGTGTTGCCGGTGTTGGAGTCGGTGTCGCCGGCGTTGGCGTCGGCGTGGGAGTGGCGGTCGGCGTCGGCGTTGCTGGTGTTGCGGTTGGAGTAGCGGTTGGCGTCGGGGTGGGCGTTGCGGTTGGCGTCGCAGTCGGAGTGGCGGTCGGCGTCGGGGTTGGCGTTGCGGTTGGTGTCGCAGTTGGAGTGGCGGTCGGCGTCGGGGTGGGTGTTGCGGTTGGCGTCGCAGTTGGAGTGGCGGTCGGCGTCGGGGTGGGGGTTGCCGTTGGTGTCGCAGTGGGAGTCGCGGTTGGCGTCGCAGTCGGAGTGGCGGTCGGCGTCGGGGCGGGAGTTGCCGTTGGTGTCGCAGTGGGAGTCGCGGTCGGCGTCGGGGTGGGAGTTGCCGGCGTCGGGGTCGCGGTTGCCGTCGGGGTCGGTGTCGCGGTTGGAGTGGCTGTTGGAGTAGCGGTCGGTGTTGCCGTCGGAGTTGGCGTAGGCGTGGGAGTCGGGGTTCCACCCGCGATACAAGTTGGGAACTTGAATGAGCCTATTCGCGTTCGCCAATTGGCCGCATCGGCTTGCGCCTGGGTATCGTAGTACTGCGACGTGAACCAGAAGGTGCAATCATCGGAAGGATCCACGCTGAGCGAAGAATAATCGCCCCAGCGATGGCAGGCGGCGCCGCCACAATTGAAGAGCTGCGAGCCGCCGCCGGCCACCAGCTGTGTCTCGGTCTGCGGCAGGGTATTGAGCGGATCGCCCACCAGTCTTCCGGCGTAGGCAATGCTCGGAAAATTCGGGGCAGTCGCGTTCGATGTGCTGTAGCCCATGGCCATGTTGCCGTCCTTGTCCACGGCGAGGCCACCCATCCAGCGAAACAAAGTCGCGTCCGGCGCGTGGATTCCTTGCTGAACCGGAGTCGTGACGATCGTCCCGCCGGTTACGTTGATCTGGGCCCATTGCGGCGCGGTGGGAGCGCCGGTCGGCCGGACGGTGTGGACCACCCAAAGTGATTCCGCGGCGCCGACCTTGCGATACTGCACCTTTTGCATAATGCGATCGCCCAGGCTGTCGAGATTGTGAGCCGAGCCCGCGTCGTTTGGTTGCGTGACTATGTTAGTGCCAGGGGTCGGACCCGAGGCATGGGTGACCGTAGTGCCCGCGCTCATCGACCCGCCGCCCCCACAGTTCGCGCCCGGGGTAAACTTTCTGACTGAAAAAGCGGTGGTCGAGGAATTCGTAACGAAATAGGCCGGGGTCCCCGCCGCCGGTAACTGGCCGGGCTGTTTCCCCAATAAATCGGCCGGAAACAAAGAGAATGGCCCGTTCGCAGTGAAGCCCACGGAGGAAGTGAGGGCTTGCCCATTGTACATATTATTCTTGTTGAACGAGGCAAAGATATTGCCGACGTAGGTGCCGGTGGCCCCGCTGAAGCCGTTGGCTCCCATATATAAACAGCCGTCGTTCCAGCTCCCAAACTTGCCGTAGTCCGGCAGCGTGTTGGCGGGAACTACTCCCGTGTCCATCTGCACCGCATAAAGCCACCAACCGCCGGTAACCGGGTTGGAGGTTTTCGATGCCGCGAAGCATTGATACAGAGGGGGATTCCAGAGCCCGGTGGCCCCGTTGGCGACAAAAGCGAAGTTGGTCAGGATCCAGCGGTCCGCGATCTCGTCGTAAATTACGACGGGATCACCGAATGAATTGGTGTCGCAGAGGGTCCCGGTGGGGCCTCCCGAGAAAAGTGAATTCTCGGTGAACGCCGCCAAACGGGCGCCGGTGGCTTTGTCGTAGATGGCGTAAGCGTCGTTGACCGATTGGATGTAATGGTTCGGCCCGACGTCGCCGTTCGTATCCGGCGGAAACCCGGCCCCGGCGGTCCCGCCGGTGACGCTGTCCAATCTCGACAAGCCGAAAAAGTTTTGGATCGGCGCAGGCATCGGCGCCATGAGAATCGGGCCGAGAGGCGGCTTGGCCTCGGCTTTGTTCGGAACTCCGACTGGCGTCTCCGGGTATTTTAGCTCCTCCTCAAAATCAATCTCCCGTTGCGCAAAATTTATCTTAACCGGAGGCAGATTGCGGACGTCTCCATCGAACGACGCCGGCATGATTTTCGGGAGGGCGACCGTCCTGGCCGCCCCGACGACTCGATTGTCGTCCTTGCTCGCCGCGCCCGCTTGTGGCGCCAGGCTCCAGGCGAAGAAAATTACCGAGATGGAAACGAAAGCGAAAGCGAGGGCGAACCTAAAGCGCAGCATGGAAAGCGATCTCCTTAATCGAATCTGGAAAAGTGTCTAGGATATTTGCCCATTGATTTGGAATGCGGGAGACAGACCACCGGAGCGGGAATGATGCCGGTATGAAATTTTTTTGACGGCTTTGTCAAGAAACGGGCCGGCAGCTCCCGCGACGCTGCAAGACTTGCCTCGAAGCGCGAAGGTTGGGACGCGGAGCTAGTCGGTTCTCGTCCTACGGACATGTCGCACTGGTGAAGACGAGTGTGTCGACACGCCATCCCGGCGCCGCCGTGAACAGATCCGTCCCCATCCGCCAGCGCAGCGTGATGGTTTGTCCGTTCACGTTCGGTCCCAGGTTTGCCACCGTGGTGATGTATCCAGCCGAATTGCCGCTCCAGGCCAACCGTCCCGCCAGCGGGTTGCTCGCGGTGGTGTCAATCTCTCCAGTATAACCTCCGGAGGCAAAGCTTCCCCCAACCGCGGGATCGGTGATGTCGGTGAAGGCGCCCCCATTGATATTAGGCGAGGACACCTCCAGCACTCCTCCATCCCAGAACACCCCGCTGCTCATCTCTGTGTTGAAGTTGTTGCGGAAAGTCAGCTGCGCACTGGCTGAGCTCACCACGATGCTGCGCGAGATCAGATACTTGTCACTCACTCCGTTCTGGTCGTCGACAAAGGCGTCGTTAGGCGCCGTGTCGGGAACCGTTGCCACGGTCTTCCACTTGACCCCGTTATCCGGCGGAGCGCCTTGATTGCTCGCTGTCCAGCCCGGCGGCAGCGCCGGCGCCGTCACTCCATCGAAATTCTGGGTGCATTGCACGCCCGGATCCGGTGTGGGCGTAGGCGTGGCAACAGGAGTCGGTGTCGGCGTGGCTGTGGGAACAGGCGTCGGTGTAACCGAGGGCGTGGCAGTCGGAACAGGAGTCGGTGTGACCGAGGGCGTGGCCGTCGGAGCAGGCGTAGGCGTGGGTGAGACCGTGGAACAGGACGCGCCGATGACGACGAGCGTGTCGATGCGCCATCCCGGCGCCGCCACGAAAATATCCGACCCCATCCGCCAGCGCAGCTTGATGGTTTGTCCATTCATGTTCTGTCCCAGGTTTGCCACCGTGGTGATGTATCCAGCCGAATTGCCGCTCCAGGCCAACCGTCCCGCCAGCGGGTTGCTCGCCGTGACGTCAATCTCTCCAGTGTAACCTCCGGAGGCAAAGCTCCCCCCAACCGCGGGATCGATGATGTCGGTGAAGGCGCCCCCATTGATATTAGGCGAGGACACCTCCAGCACTCCTCCATCCCAGAACACCCCGCTGCTCATCTCCGTGTTGAAGCTGTTGCGGAAAGTCAGCTGCGGACCGGCGGAGCCCACCACGATGCTGGTCGAGATCAGATATTTGTCGCTCACTCCGTTCTGGTCGTCGACAAAGGCATCATTAGGCGCCGTGTCCGGCACGCTCGCCGTGGTTATCCACTTGATCCCGTTATCCGGCGGATCGCCTTGATTACTCGCTGTCCAGCCCGGCGGCAGCGCCGGGGCGGTAACTCCATCGAAATTCTGGGTGCATTGTAGGCCCGGATCCGGTGTAGGTGTGGGAGGAGGAGTCGGGGTAGGAACGGGCGTCGCCGTGGGAACAGGGGTGGCAGTGGCTGTGGCGGTGGGCATTGGGGTCGCCGTTGCCGTTGCCATTGCGGTGGCTGTCGCAGTCGCGGTAGCTGTGGGAACAGGAGTCGAGGTGGGAGCGGGAGTTGGTGTAGCCGAACCCCCCGGCGTCGGTGTCGGTGTCGCGGTCGGAGTTGGCGTCGGCGCGGGCGCCGCGTTGCGGTCATACACTTCGATGATGCCGATTCCAGTCGTGTTCCCGAATCCTGCCAGCAACGCGGTGTAGGCGTCCGGCGGCAGCGACACGGCGATGGCCGCCTCTTTCGCGTTGCTCGGCGCCAATCCAGCTGCACTTATCTCCGCTGCCTGGGCCGCGTTATCCTGCCAATCGTTATCCGAAATCAGCAGCGCTCCATTGGCGTTGCGAACCTCAAGGGTTGGATCAGCCAGCACGGGAGACAAGCCAAATGGGCTCAAGCTTGGTCCCAGCCCACGGACGATAATATCCCCATCGCCACCGCTGTTGCCGAGCGTGAATCCGGCGATCACAATATTGTTGCCGGTGCTAACAAAGGCGCGCGTGCTGATGTTCCCCAGCTTCGAGATAATTCCCTGACTGATGTCATAGACTTCAACGAGGCCGACGCCCGTGCCGTTGTTCTTGCCCCGGATGATTGCGGTATAGCTTCCCGGCACCAGATTTGCCTCGATGAGTGATTCGAGGTCGTTGGTGGGCCGCAGCACAAAGGGGGGATTCTGGGTATCTCTCCAGTTGTCATTGATAACCGTCGTAAATCCGCTCGGCCCATGCAGCTCGAGGATGGGATCCGCCAGCACGTCCGTGAGGCCGAACTGGGTCAGGGAGGGGCCGATCGCCCGAAGGATAACATGCTTGTTGCCTCCCGTGATAATGAAGCCGCCGATGCCGACGTTATCACCGGTCTGGACCCGCATTCTGGTCGAGAGATTAATGTTCTGTGAGGGTGCGCCGCTCGGAGTCAAAGTCGCTGTGACTGCTTCCCGCGATTCAGCCGCGGTGTTGGCTATCCCGACCCCAGCGATTAGAAATACGAGCGGAACCGCGCTCAGAAAAAGGAACCACTTCCGGTTCGACAACGATCGGTAGATTCGTTTCATGGTGTGCGCTTGGGGAAGGATGGGGTTGCGAGCGAATTTGCCGCGACGTGCGGGCCGGATGGCATTTTTATTGAGACCGCGGATTGGTGTCGAGGATATTTCGTGATAACGGGGAAATGTTAGATTCGCCGATGAACAAGATTAATTGCTTCGCGGCGAGCGTCGTCGGGTTGGGCATTTTTTGCTCTGTCGCGCTCGCGGAACCGACGCCTTCGCCGGCGGCACGCAGCGGCCTCGAAGGCGTCATCGTTATCTCTCCTGCGCGTCCCGGCCCGACCAGAGAAGGCGGTTCCGACTCCGCTCCGCTCGCGCACACCACTTTCATCGTGCAGAAGGCAGACGCGACGATCGCCTCCTTCACCACAGACGAGAAAGGCGCCTTTCGCGTTTCACTGCCGCCCGGCCATTACACCGTCTCCGTGAACTCGCCCGCCCGGAAAATCGGGCACTATGGTCCATTCGAGGTCGACGTTGTCGAGGGCCAGATGACGAAGGTGAACTGGACCTGCGACTCCGGTATGCGCTGACGCCGGGACGTCCCGCACCAAAATCAGGCCGCGGCCGCTTCGTTTCCGGAGGCCGCGCGGTAAAGCGCTTCCTCGATCACGCGGTAAAATTCCGCGATGTCCAGGGGCTTGGTGAGATAAGCACGGGCGCCGGAAGAGAGGAGACGTTTGATCTGCGGAGCGGTCGCATCGGCGCTGATGACAATGACGGGAATGTCCCGCGTGACCGGATCGGCTTTCAACTGGCCAAGCACCTGCCAACCGGGCAGGTCGGGCAAATGAAGGTCGAGCAGCACCAGGTCGGGTGAATGTTTACGCGCCAGCTCGAGACCGACCCGGCCTTGCATGGCGGTGATCAGTTCGATGTTCGGACGTTCCGCGAGCATTTGCTCGACGAGCGTGACGTTCGAGAAATTGTCTTCAATATAGAGAACGCGCCGCCCCGCATCAGGAGCAGGGTCTTCGGCGGCCACCGCGATTTTCTGGGCGGCAAGTTTCTGGAAAGGAGATTCAGCCTGGGGAAGTTCCAGCCAGAAAGTGCTGCCGTTGCCCAGCGTGCTGTTCACGCCGATGCAGCCATGCATTGCCTGGACGAGACGCTGACAAAGGGCGAGGCCAAGGCCAGTGCCTTCGACGGTGGATTGCTCCGCGCCGAGGCGATCGAACGGCGTAAAAAGCCGCGCTAATTTTTCCACCGGAATGCCGGCGCCTGTATCCCGGACCTGGACCCGAATCGAATTCCGACCGGATTCCGTGAAGGACAGAGTGACGCTGCCTTGCACCGCTGTGTATTTGACGGCGTTGGAGAGCAAATTCAGCAGCACTTGTTTGAGCCGTTGGCGATCGGCCAGGACATAGGTGGAGGTTTCCAGCGAAGACGAGGCGATGAGGCCAATGGCCCGTTCCGCGGCCAGCGGGCGCATGAGATCGACGGCTTCCGCGATCGCTTCCTCCACGCAGACCGGCTCCAGCGACAACTGCAAATTGCCCGCTTCGATCCGGCTGATGTCGAGGACTTCATTGATCAGGTTCAGGAGATGCCGGCCCGCGCTCAGGATGTAGCGAACGCGGCTTCGCTGGATTTCGCTGGACGATTGCCGGTCGAGCAATTGGCTGAAACCAAGGATCGAATTGAGCGGAGTCCGCAGCTCATGACTCATCCGGGAAAGGAATTCGCTCTTGGCGTGGTTGGCCCGGTCGGCTTCTTCTTTCGCCTGACGCAAAGCGGCTTCCGTCGCTTTTCGCTCGGAGATGTCTTCGACCATCAACAGAAAATGCTGCGGCTCGCCTTTTTCGTCGCGAACGATGCTGGCGGTGCGGCTAACCCAGAGGATTTCGCCGTTTTTGTGGACGTATCGCTTATCGCCGGTGGAGCGAGTCATTCCACCCAACAGGGTTTGGGCCAGCTGTCGGCCCGTCTCGATGTCGTCGACAAAGGTAATGTCCTCGGCCGTGCGCTGCGCCAGCTCCTCCTTGGAATAGCCAACCATGTTGCAGAAAGAGGCGTTGACCCGCAGAAAGCGCTCATCGAGCGCGAGCAACGCCATCCCAATGGGGGCGCCTTCGAACAATTCGCGGAAAATCGCGTCTCCGGGTGCCAGATCCTGGGTGCCGGTAGAATCGGATTCGGGGAGGGGGCCTAATGAAGTCATTCAGATGGAGAAGCCGTTTACGTGTGGAATGATTTTGTCCGCCTTTTGTTTAGCAAGCGGCGTTCCATAGCCGTGGCCAGGGCCGGATACATCGGCGTTGAACCCCCGGAAGGCCAAACGAGGCCGCTTGCACCGAGCGCTGCGATTGCTTTAGTGGAACACTTCGCTTCGCGGCCCCGAGGCGATTCACTTCAATCGCCGTCTATCCTATGCATCAAAACACTTCATCATTCGCTTCGGGTCTCGTCCGCTTCACCGCCATCGCCGGGCTCGTTCTGGGCGTCGCCTTCATCACCCCTTGTCGCGCGGCCAACCCTTCGCCATCGTCCTCGCCAGATCCAGCACAGAAAAAAAACGACGTGACCGCCAACCCGCTCCTTACCGAAAGCACCCTCCCGTTCCAGCTCCCGCCGTTCGACAAAATCAAGGACGAGCATTTCCAACCGGCCCTCGAACAGGGGATGGCGGAGGAGCTGAAGGACGCTGAAGCGATCGCGAGGCAAACCGACAAGCCGACCTTCGAGAACACCGTGGTTTCGCTGGAAAAATCGGGCCTGCTCTACGCCCGGGCCCGGCGCGTTTTCTCGAACCTGAACGCCTGCAATACCAATCCGAACCTGCAGAAGCTCGACAAGGAAATGGCGCCGAAGTTTTCCGCCCACGCGGACGCCATTCATCTCAACAGCGCGCTCTTCGCCCGGATCGAGACGCTCTTCAACGCCCGCGAATCGAGCAACCTTGACGCGGAATCAAAATGGCTGCTCGAGCGCTACTACAAGGATTTCGTCCGCGCCGGCGCGAAGTTGAACGAGGAACAAAAGACGCGTCTGAAAGCGATCAACGCCGAGCTGGCCAAGCTCTCGACCGATTTCGAACAGAACGTTCTCAAGGAAAAGAACGCCTCCTCGATCGTGATCGATAAAAAGGAAGATCTCGCCGGATTGTCCGACAACCAGATCGCGGCGGCGGCTTCCGCGGCCAAGGATGAAGGCAAGGAAGGTAAATGGGTGATTCGTTTGCTGAACACGACTGGCCAGCCTTCCCTGGCTGCGCTCCAGAATCGCGCCCTGCGGGAAAAGATCATGCAGACCTCGCTGGCGCGGAACAGCCACGGCGGCGAGTTCGACAACAAGGAAGTAGTCAGCCGCACGGCGAAGTTACGGGCCGAACGCGCCACCCTGCTCGGCTACGCGAATCACGCTGCCTATCAACTCGAGGACCAGACGGCGAAAGATGTTGGCACGGTCAATAAACTTCTCTCCGATCTCGCGCCGGCCGCAGTCGCCAACGCGAAGAAGGAAGCCGCCGACATGCAGGAGATCATCGACCAGGAAAAAGGCGGTTTTCAACTAAGCGCCTGCGACTGGGATTTTTATTCCGAGAAAGTGCGCAAAGCGCGTTACGCGTTCGATGAATCGCAGCTCAAGCCTTATTACGAACTGAACCACGTCCTGGTCGATGGAGTATTTTACGCCGCGACGAAACTCTACGGCATCACGTTCAAGGAACGGAAAGATCTCCCGGCCTACCTGCCTGAAGTCCGGATCTGGGAAGTGAGCGACAAGGATGGGAAACCGCTCGCGCTCTTCATCGGGGATTACTATGCGCGTCCTTCCAAGCGGGGCGGCGCCTGGATGAATCAATACGTCGGGCAAAATGGATTGCTCGGGACGAAACCGGTCGTGGCCAACCACCTCAATATTCCGAAGCCGCCCGCGGGCGAGCCGACCCTGCTGACCTACGACGAAACCCGGACCGCATTTCACGAATTCGGTCACGCCCTGCACGGGATGTTCTCGAATGTGAAGTATCCGCGTTTCAGCGGCACGAGTGTCCCGCGCGATTTCGTGGAGTATCCTTCGCAGGTGAATGAAATGTGGGCGACCTGGCCGGAGATTTTGAAGAACTACGCGAAGCATTATAAGACCGGCGAGCCAATGCCGCAGGAGCTGCTCGACAAGGTGATGGCCGCGGAGCAATTCAACCAGGGATTCAAGACGACGGAATACCTCGCCGCCTCGCTCCTCGATCAGGCCTGGCATCAGCTCAGCCCAGACCAGGTGCCGAAGGACACGCTCGCTTTTGAAGCCGAAGCGCTGAAGAAGGCCGGCGTCGATTATCCGCCGGTCCCGCCGCGCTATCGTTCGACCTATTTCTCGCACGCTTTCGCCGGCGGCTATTCAGCGGGGTATTACTCGTATCTCTGGAGCGAAGTGCTTGATGCCCAGAGCGTCGACTGGATGAAAGCGCACGGCGGTTTGAAGCGCGAAAATGGCGATCATTTCCGTGAGACGCTGCTCTCCCGCGGCGGCAGCAACGACGCCATGGTGTTGTTCAAGAACTTCACCGGCGCCGCTCCCGACGTGGCCCCGCTCCTGAAACGCCGTGGCCTAACGAAGACCGCGCCCGCCGAAGTTCCCGCGCCGCCAGTGCCGCCGAAGTAAAACTGTAGCGGCGGTCTCGGACCGCCGAGGGATTCGCGTTAGATGCTCGACGGTCAGAGACCGACGCTACAGCAGGATTCGCGTTAAATGTTCGACGGTCAGAGACCGCCGCTACAGAAACGTTCTTCCCCAAGCGCGTTCAGCGCTTAGTGCCGTCTAATAAACTCCGCGATCTCTCGCAACGCTTCGTTGGTCTCGGGCACGAACGGCGCGCCAAAATGCCAGCCGTGGGGAACGGCGTCATAAACGTGGAGCTGACTCGAGCCGCCGCTCGCGCGCACTTTTTCGTCCAGCGAGCGCGCATCATCGAGCAGGACTTCGTCGCGTCCTACCTGGAGCAGCATCGGCGGCAAGCCCGTGACATCGCCGAGCAACGGCGAGGCGAGGGGATCGAGGCGCGAATGTTCGCCCAGATACGCGCTCGAATAACGAAGGCAGTCTTCCGCGACAAACATCGGGTCGCGCTCCGCGTTCGCTTTGATGGACGCGCTGTTCCCAGTCATGTCCGTCCAGGGCGAAAGACAAACGAGACCCGCAGGCAACGGCATCCGCGAATCCCGCAGCTTCATGGCCAGGGCCAGGGTCAGGCCGCCGCCGGCGGAATCGCCCATTACGGAAATATTTCGGGGCTCGATCCCGGTTTCCAGAAGCCAGCGATAACCGGCCACGACATCCTCGAGCCCGGCTGGGAAACGATGTTCCGGGGCGAGCCGGTAATCGATTGTGAAAATGCGGACGCCCATTTGTCTGGCCAGCGGAGCGGTCAACGGCCGCCCGGTTTTCGCCGACCCCGAGATATATCCGCCGCCATGAAGATAGTAGATGATCCGATTGCTTGCCGCGGCCTTCGGGTCGGAGATCCATTCGCCTTTCACCGGCGAGTCAACGCGCTCGATCTTCATGCCTAACGAGTGCATCGAGACAATCCAACCGGGCGGATTGAACCGCCGCCGGGTAAAATCGACCAGGGCCGCTTCGCCGGGCGGCTTCCGTTTCATCGTCAGCCGGATCCACCAGCAGCCGAGCCGGCTTTGCAGGCTCATTGCTCCTCAGGCAGCGCTCGCTGACCCGGTCACCGCCCCGATATTTTCCTCGGCGGGAAAGACCAGTTTCTTTTGAAACTCGCGGCGGAGAAGCAGGAGATTCACGGCCGCCTGGAAGAGAACCGACCCAACCGACAGATACCAGACTTGTTTAATGTGGAAGTCGGGAAGCCGCGAGAGCAGCACGGCCGGCAGAATGAAAAGCAATAAGCGCGTGGCGGAAGCGATCAGCGGCGGCCAGGTATTGCCAATGCCCTGGAACACGCTCGATGAAGTGAAGATCAGTCCCATCGCGACGAAGTTAAGGGAGATGAGCTGCAAATATTCGGCGCCGACTGCGATCACATCCGGGTCTTTGGTGAACGCGCGAATGAAAACGCCGGCTTCGATCTGGGCAAAAATTGTCAGCAAAATCATGATGGCGGTGGTGATCCACGCCGCCGAATAAAACGTCTGCTTCACCCGATCGGCCCGGCGGCCGCCGAAGTTTTGCCCGACGACGGGCGCGACCGAGAACGCGACTGCGATCACCGGCAGGAACATGGATTGCATGACGCGGGCGCCGACTCCGAAGCCGGCCTGCGCGGCGGCGCCGAACGGGCGGATGATGGCGTAAACGACAACGATGTAGACCGCCATCAAGGCAAACTCGGCTCCCGCCGGAATCCCAATCCGCAGCATCGACCACCAGATCTTCATCTGCGGACGCCACTGCGAAACGCGAAAACGCAGATAACGAAAGCTGCGTTCGAAATAGACGACCATCAGAACGACCGCGATCAGGATGGACACAAACGTCGCGAAGGCAGCTCCCGCGACGCCCATTTTCGGAAACGGCCCGACGCCGAAAATAAAGAGCGGCGCCAGGATCATGTTGAGAATCACGCTCAACACCTGCAATCCCACGGCCGGCTTGATGATGCCCGTGGCCCGGAGGGCGGAGCCTAACGCGACCAGCGAGAATTGCAGCATCAACGAAGGGATGAACCACGAGAGATAGCTTTCCGCCAGGCTCGCCGTCAGGGCATCGGCGCTCATCGCGACGCTGTATTGATGGCGCAGGAAAAATGAGCAAAGCCCAAAGATCAGCGCTGCCGTCGCGGAGAGCACGAAGGATTGGTTAAAGCACAACTCCGCATGCGCCTGGTCCTTGCGGCCGGCCGCGTGCGAAATGACCGTGGTCGTTCCCACGCCCAGCATCTGGGTCAGCGCGACGACGAACATCATCAGGTTGCCGGAAAGCCCGACGGCCGCGATCGCTTCCTTGCCGAGGCGGCCGACCCAGTAAAGATCGGCCAGGAGATACAGGGTCTGGACCACCATGCTCACCGCCATGAAGGAGGCCATGTGCAGCAGGTGACGCGTCACCGAACCCTGGGTCATGTCTTTCATCGTGCTTATCCGGGTAAAACTGGGCGTTACGGTTTTTTTCGAAAGAAGGTTATGCCGCCGAGAAAAAGTCCGACCGCCAGCGGCAGGCACGCGACCATCCGGAGGCGATCTTCCCCATTGTCGAAAAACCAGGCCGCCATGCGCTGGGCGGTTTCGACACTAAGCAACGCGGTCAATGTTCCCGCGACGAAAATGATGGCGCCGATCACTCGCACC from Chthoniobacterales bacterium carries:
- a CDS encoding carboxypeptidase-like regulatory domain-containing protein, with translation MNKINCFAASVVGLGIFCSVALAEPTPSPAARSGLEGVIVISPARPGPTREGGSDSAPLAHTTFIVQKADATIASFTTDEKGAFRVSLPPGHYTVSVNSPARKIGHYGPFEVDVVEGQMTKVNWTCDSGMR
- a CDS encoding M3 family metallopeptidase → MHQNTSSFASGLVRFTAIAGLVLGVAFITPCRAANPSPSSSPDPAQKKNDVTANPLLTESTLPFQLPPFDKIKDEHFQPALEQGMAEELKDAEAIARQTDKPTFENTVVSLEKSGLLYARARRVFSNLNACNTNPNLQKLDKEMAPKFSAHADAIHLNSALFARIETLFNARESSNLDAESKWLLERYYKDFVRAGAKLNEEQKTRLKAINAELAKLSTDFEQNVLKEKNASSIVIDKKEDLAGLSDNQIAAAASAAKDEGKEGKWVIRLLNTTGQPSLAALQNRALREKIMQTSLARNSHGGEFDNKEVVSRTAKLRAERATLLGYANHAAYQLEDQTAKDVGTVNKLLSDLAPAAVANAKKEAADMQEIIDQEKGGFQLSACDWDFYSEKVRKARYAFDESQLKPYYELNHVLVDGVFYAATKLYGITFKERKDLPAYLPEVRIWEVSDKDGKPLALFIGDYYARPSKRGGAWMNQYVGQNGLLGTKPVVANHLNIPKPPAGEPTLLTYDETRTAFHEFGHALHGMFSNVKYPRFSGTSVPRDFVEYPSQVNEMWATWPEILKNYAKHYKTGEPMPQELLDKVMAAEQFNQGFKTTEYLAASLLDQAWHQLSPDQVPKDTLAFEAEALKKAGVDYPPVPPRYRSTYFSHAFAGGYSAGYYSYLWSEVLDAQSVDWMKAHGGLKRENGDHFRETLLSRGGSNDAMVLFKNFTGAAPDVAPLLKRRGLTKTAPAEVPAPPVPPK
- a CDS encoding alpha/beta hydrolase — protein: MSLQSRLGCWWIRLTMKRKPPGEAALVDFTRRRFNPPGWIVSMHSLGMKIERVDSPVKGEWISDPKAAASNRIIYYLHGGGYISGSAKTGRPLTAPLARQMGVRIFTIDYRLAPEHRFPAGLEDVVAGYRWLLETGIEPRNISVMGDSAGGGLTLALAMKLRDSRMPLPAGLVCLSPWTDMTGNSASIKANAERDPMFVAEDCLRYSSAYLGEHSRLDPLASPLLGDVTGLPPMLLQVGRDEVLLDDARSLDEKVRASGGSSQLHVYDAVPHGWHFGAPFVPETNEALREIAEFIRRH
- a CDS encoding ATP-binding protein, encoding MTSLGPLPESDSTGTQDLAPGDAIFRELFEGAPIGMALLALDERFLRVNASFCNMVGYSKEELAQRTAEDITFVDDIETGRQLAQTLLGGMTRSTGDKRYVHKNGEILWVSRTASIVRDEKGEPQHFLLMVEDISERKATEAALRQAKEEADRANHAKSEFLSRMSHELRTPLNSILGFSQLLDRQSSSEIQRSRVRYILSAGRHLLNLINEVLDISRIEAGNLQLSLEPVCVEEAIAEAVDLMRPLAAERAIGLIASSSLETSTYVLADRQRLKQVLLNLLSNAVKYTAVQGSVTLSFTESGRNSIRVQVRDTGAGIPVEKLARLFTPFDRLGAEQSTVEGTGLGLALCQRLVQAMHGCIGVNSTLGNGSTFWLELPQAESPFQKLAAQKIAVAAEDPAPDAGRRVLYIEDNFSNVTLVEQMLAERPNIELITAMQGRVGLELARKHSPDLVLLDLHLPDLPGWQVLGQLKADPVTRDIPVIVISADATAPQIKRLLSSGARAYLTKPLDIAEFYRVIEEALYRAASGNEAAAA
- a CDS encoding MATE family efflux transporter, with amino-acid sequence MKDMTQGSVTRHLLHMASFMAVSMVVQTLYLLADLYWVGRLGKEAIAAVGLSGNLMMFVVALTQMLGVGTTTVISHAAGRKDQAHAELCFNQSFVLSATAALIFGLCSFFLRHQYSVAMSADALTASLAESYLSWFIPSLMLQFSLVALGSALRATGIIKPAVGLQVLSVILNMILAPLFIFGVGPFPKMGVAGAAFATFVSILIAVVLMVVYFERSFRYLRFRVSQWRPQMKIWWSMLRIGIPAGAEFALMAVYIVVVYAIIRPFGAAAQAGFGVGARVMQSMFLPVIAVAFSVAPVVGQNFGGRRADRVKQTFYSAAWITTAIMILLTIFAQIEAGVFIRAFTKDPDVIAVGAEYLQLISLNFVAMGLIFTSSSVFQGIGNTWPPLIASATRLLLFILPAVLLSRLPDFHIKQVWYLSVGSVLFQAAVNLLLLRREFQKKLVFPAEENIGAVTGSASAA